One Porphyromonas pogonae genomic region harbors:
- the panC gene encoding pantoate--beta-alanine ligase: MTVLTKIEEVENFVYAQKSAGRTIGFVPTMGALHKGHLSLVKKALDECDVCIVSIFVNPTQFNDPKDLETYPRTFQADADLLEDVGAHAIFHPEVETIYPEKDDRIFDVGAVAEVMEGKHRPGHFNGVMQVVSRLFEIVKPDKAFFGEKDFQQIAVIKAMVNQMRSSVRIVACPIIREEDGLALSSRNVRLSHDLRCKAPHIHQILQQSTSWAHNMKPQQVKDKVVEELNKINSLEVEYYDIVDGDTLQSIKEWNESQNIMGCITVYCGEVRLIDNIHYSN, translated from the coding sequence ATCACAGTATTAACTAAGATCGAGGAAGTAGAGAATTTTGTCTATGCACAGAAAAGTGCGGGCAGAACCATAGGTTTTGTGCCTACCATGGGAGCTTTGCACAAAGGTCATTTGAGTCTCGTAAAGAAAGCTTTGGATGAATGCGATGTATGTATAGTGAGCATATTTGTAAATCCCACACAGTTCAATGACCCCAAAGATCTGGAGACTTATCCTCGCACTTTTCAAGCCGATGCCGACCTACTTGAAGATGTCGGTGCTCATGCTATATTTCATCCCGAAGTAGAAACTATCTATCCCGAAAAAGATGATCGGATATTCGACGTAGGTGCAGTAGCAGAAGTGATGGAAGGCAAGCACAGACCGGGACACTTCAATGGAGTAATGCAAGTTGTAAGCCGTTTGTTTGAGATCGTGAAGCCTGATAAAGCATTTTTTGGGGAAAAAGATTTCCAACAAATAGCCGTAATCAAAGCGATGGTAAACCAAATGAGAAGCTCAGTAAGGATTGTGGCATGCCCCATAATCCGTGAAGAAGACGGACTGGCTCTTAGTAGCCGTAATGTAAGATTGTCCCACGACCTTCGCTGCAAGGCGCCCCACATTCATCAGATATTGCAGCAAAGCACCTCCTGGGCTCATAATATGAAGCCACAACAAGTAAAAGATAAGGTAGTGGAAGAGCTGAATAAAATTAATTCCTTGGAAGTAGAATACTATGATATTGTAGATGGAGATACACTTCAGAGCATCAAGGAATGGAATGAATCACAAAATATTATGGGTTGCATTACCGTTTATTGTGGAGAAGTACGCTTAATCGACAATATTCATTATTCAAACTAA
- a CDS encoding methylated-DNA--[protein]-cysteine S-methyltransferase: protein MKNNDKIIYWGISDTLVRQPLFIAWMDEGIVFAGFQNEENDGLSILKEEYPHTSLHRDDVSAQKICHAYEQHHSISDLPMPLHLVGTTFQQEVWYHLLQVPLGTTISYSDFAAQCGKPRAVRAVAHAIARNPVSYFVPCHRIVPAQGGTGNYRWGTHVKSLLITKEKGDFK from the coding sequence ATGAAAAATAATGATAAGATTATATATTGGGGAATAAGCGACACTCTGGTGAGGCAACCTCTTTTTATCGCTTGGATGGATGAAGGTATTGTTTTTGCCGGGTTTCAAAATGAAGAAAACGATGGGTTGTCTATCCTCAAGGAAGAATACCCCCATACCTCTTTGCATAGAGATGATGTCTCGGCGCAGAAGATCTGCCATGCTTACGAACAGCACCATAGTATTTCCGACTTACCCATGCCTCTGCACCTTGTAGGTACGACGTTCCAACAAGAGGTATGGTATCATCTACTTCAAGTGCCATTGGGTACCACGATTTCTTATAGTGATTTTGCTGCTCAGTGTGGCAAGCCTCGTGCTGTAAGAGCTGTGGCTCATGCCATAGCTCGTAATCCTGTTTCCTATTTTGTACCTTGTCATCGCATAGTGCCGGCGCAAGGAGGTACCGGAAATTACCGTTGGGGGACTCACGTGAAGTCTTTACTTATCACGAAAGAAAAAGGCGATTTTAAATAG
- a CDS encoding aspartate-semialdehyde dehydrogenase → MNIAIVGVSGAVGQEFLRVLSERDLKIKNLKLFGSARSAGRKYTFRNKEYEVLELKHNDDFQDIDIAFTSAGGGISQEFAETITKHGAIMIDNSNAFRMEQDVPLVVPEVNGEDALSAPRKIIANPNCTTIQMVVALNAIEKLSHIKRVHVATYQAASGAGARGIEELIKQTKELAEGKDASVEKFAYQLAHNLIPQIDVFMDNDYTKEEMKMYNETRKIMHSDIQVSATCVRVPVTRAHSEAIWVETEQPIEIEEAKEAFKNAPGIVWQDNPAEQVYPMPLYIAEKDPVYVGRVREDLTNPCGLTFWCVGDQIKKGAALNAVQIAQYLIEKGVFSKK, encoded by the coding sequence ATGAATATAGCAATTGTAGGAGTAAGCGGAGCTGTAGGACAAGAATTCCTGAGAGTCCTGAGTGAAAGAGATCTGAAAATAAAAAACCTCAAATTGTTTGGCTCTGCACGTAGTGCCGGACGTAAGTATACTTTCAGAAATAAAGAATATGAGGTACTGGAACTCAAACACAATGATGATTTTCAAGATATAGATATCGCATTCACCTCTGCCGGCGGCGGTATTTCTCAGGAATTTGCAGAGACTATCACTAAGCATGGTGCCATCATGATAGACAACTCCAACGCCTTCAGGATGGAACAAGACGTACCATTGGTAGTACCTGAAGTAAACGGTGAGGATGCACTATCGGCCCCCAGGAAAATCATAGCCAATCCCAACTGTACCACCATACAAATGGTAGTGGCTTTGAATGCCATAGAAAAGCTATCACATATCAAGAGAGTACATGTGGCCACATACCAAGCGGCCAGTGGTGCCGGAGCACGAGGAATTGAAGAACTCATCAAACAAACCAAAGAGCTGGCGGAGGGCAAAGATGCATCCGTAGAAAAATTTGCATACCAACTTGCCCATAACCTGATCCCTCAGATTGATGTATTCATGGATAATGACTACACCAAAGAGGAGATGAAAATGTACAATGAAACGCGCAAAATCATGCATAGCGATATCCAAGTAAGCGCTACTTGTGTGAGAGTACCCGTAACAAGAGCACACTCTGAAGCTATCTGGGTGGAGACAGAGCAACCTATTGAAATTGAAGAAGCCAAAGAGGCTTTTAAGAATGCTCCAGGCATCGTATGGCAAGACAATCCTGCCGAGCAGGTATATCCCATGCCGCTGTATATCGCAGAAAAAGACCCTGTGTATGTTGGACGAGTAAGAGAGGATCTCACTAACCCTTGCGGTTTGACCTTCTGGTGTGTAGGCGACCAAATCAAGAAAGGCGCAGCCCTCAATGCAGTTCAAATAGCACAGTATCTCATCGAAAAAGGAGTATTTAGCAAAAAATAA
- the hemW gene encoding radical SAM family heme chaperone HemW codes for MNLYIHVPFCASRCTYCDFYTQTNKTLKQDYLQALEREMEIIQATIYNGDIEHIYLGGGTPSLLSARELDTIFNKIYSTWQVLPHGEHTLEANPDDLSIEYTASIASLPINRVSMGAQSFDNKDLKFLNRRHAAGQVYEAVDNLRHHDITNISVDLIYGLPGQTLEMWDKNMDAVLSLDIPHISSYHLIYEEGTPMTKLLNLGKIKAIDEDISLQMFRLLIHRLKAAGYEHYEISNFAQPGAYARLNTDYWRYTPYIGLGPSAHSFYDQSRLFNVSSIQEYTRMILREDQLPQSKEVLTVKDLFNETILTGLRTMWGINVMEIKERFGNEVYAILLKSADKYLRQNLIKETANHHFILTEEGIFVSDGIMSDLFM; via the coding sequence ATGAATTTATATATACATGTGCCGTTTTGTGCTTCCCGCTGTACTTATTGTGACTTTTACACGCAGACCAATAAGACTCTGAAGCAGGACTATCTACAAGCTCTCGAGCGAGAGATGGAGATTATACAAGCCACTATATATAATGGAGATATAGAGCATATTTATTTGGGTGGAGGAACCCCCAGTCTATTGTCAGCAAGAGAACTAGACACTATATTCAATAAAATATACAGTACTTGGCAAGTTCTTCCTCATGGTGAACACACTTTGGAAGCCAACCCGGATGATCTATCCATAGAATATACGGCATCCATAGCTTCATTGCCGATAAACAGAGTGAGCATGGGAGCCCAAAGCTTTGATAATAAAGATCTGAAGTTCCTGAACCGAAGACATGCCGCAGGACAGGTATATGAGGCCGTCGACAATCTGCGCCATCATGATATTACCAATATCAGTGTTGATCTCATTTATGGACTACCGGGACAGACATTGGAAATGTGGGACAAGAATATGGATGCCGTATTATCACTTGATATCCCTCATATATCCTCATACCATCTCATCTATGAAGAAGGTACGCCCATGACCAAGCTACTCAATCTTGGTAAAATAAAGGCCATAGATGAGGATATAAGTCTGCAGATGTTCAGACTGCTTATACATAGACTCAAAGCTGCAGGTTATGAGCATTATGAGATATCCAATTTTGCCCAACCGGGAGCTTACGCGCGTCTCAATACCGATTACTGGCGCTACACCCCTTATATCGGGTTGGGACCTTCAGCTCATAGCTTCTATGACCAGAGTAGACTTTTCAACGTCTCCTCTATACAGGAATATACACGCATGATACTCCGAGAAGATCAACTCCCTCAAAGCAAAGAGGTGTTAACAGTCAAAGATTTATTCAATGAGACAATACTGACTGGCCTTCGTACCATGTGGGGTATCAATGTAATGGAAATCAAAGAGAGATTCGGTAATGAGGTTTATGCTATACTCTTAAAATCAGCAGACAAATATCTCCGTCAAAATCTAATCAAAGAAACGGCGAACCACCACTTCATACTCACGGAAGAAGGCATTTTCGTCTCAGACGGCATCATGTCCGATCTCTTCATGTAA
- a CDS encoding DUF5687 family protein, producing MISSELYKHQLYDLFRSSSKYRNIFSKILLTLYIFLSSAFLFAYSLMLPMMFGNLFPNKDVVESFASFIPAIIILGILMRIFVQPMTSLNINQYRLLPIPRDTLIRYVVTKPLINPLNYLGLFVFLPYCVMSAWKYGMGTRALLLFFCGVAVIIFNIMCSSYIKRRWELDWKFLSAFLALVVVLALPVYFNWFDWVQPVLIFSGTFFSSIVAILSLVGFSVLFYILHVRVFKNFYYEKDEVSSSNKIEDKLSFMAQYGVMGQLTTVQIKQFVRPKFLRSVMKSIGLYFIMGLMFAYFEHDNKSSSLGYLFTLCLPQMMFAQFIYRANCSSFDGLLTFNLRLKDYVLSTFYLYQMICLVGLFTSIIGVVLGYLQLQSVLFIYSFIAGLGAYIIFFASAYQWEYQDFYIKKSFSTNSFSFISFVILTLVFLSPVLVIRLFHSNQYVIWGFFTLNMILLIFHRVLIEPCVWILKKNKYKMAAGFRERN from the coding sequence ATGATATCAAGCGAACTATATAAGCATCAGCTTTATGATCTTTTTCGATCTTCTTCAAAATACAGAAATATTTTTTCTAAGATTCTCCTCACATTATACATCTTTTTATCATCAGCATTCCTTTTTGCGTATTCTTTGATGCTCCCTATGATGTTTGGCAATCTTTTCCCGAACAAAGATGTTGTCGAAAGTTTTGCATCCTTCATTCCTGCTATTATTATATTAGGAATACTCATGCGCATTTTTGTTCAGCCTATGACCTCACTCAACATCAATCAGTACAGATTACTTCCTATTCCACGAGATACACTTATCCGGTATGTTGTGACCAAACCTCTTATCAATCCGCTCAATTACTTAGGCTTATTTGTATTTCTTCCTTACTGCGTCATGTCGGCATGGAAGTATGGTATGGGAACACGAGCCTTGCTCCTTTTTTTCTGTGGAGTTGCAGTTATTATTTTCAATATCATGTGCTCCTCCTACATCAAACGAAGATGGGAGTTGGATTGGAAATTCCTATCGGCTTTTTTGGCGTTGGTCGTAGTGCTGGCTTTGCCTGTATATTTCAACTGGTTCGATTGGGTGCAACCTGTTTTGATCTTTTCCGGCACATTCTTTTCCAGCATTGTAGCTATTCTTTCATTGGTAGGTTTTTCTGTTCTCTTTTACATCCTTCACGTGAGGGTATTCAAAAACTTCTATTATGAAAAAGATGAAGTCTCGAGTAGCAATAAGATAGAGGACAAACTCTCCTTTATGGCTCAGTACGGAGTAATGGGGCAGTTGACAACGGTGCAAATCAAACAGTTTGTACGCCCCAAGTTTCTTAGAAGCGTCATGAAAAGCATAGGGCTTTACTTTATAATGGGACTTATGTTTGCTTATTTTGAGCACGATAATAAATCATCAAGTTTAGGATATTTATTTACACTATGTTTGCCTCAGATGATGTTTGCCCAGTTTATATACAGAGCCAACTGCTCGTCTTTCGATGGTTTGCTCACCTTCAATCTTAGGCTCAAAGACTATGTGCTTTCAACCTTCTATTTGTATCAAATGATTTGTCTGGTGGGGCTTTTTACTTCTATTATAGGTGTTGTTTTGGGCTACTTGCAGTTGCAGTCGGTGCTGTTTATCTACAGCTTTATCGCCGGGTTGGGGGCATACATTATCTTTTTTGCATCGGCATATCAGTGGGAGTATCAAGATTTTTATATCAAAAAGTCATTCAGCACCAATAGCTTCTCTTTCATTTCTTTTGTAATCCTCACGCTGGTGTTTCTATCACCTGTGCTCGTGATACGCCTTTTCCACAGCAATCAATATGTGATTTGGGGCTTTTTTACGCTCAATATGATACTCCTGATCTTTCACCGTGTGCTGATAGAGCCGTGTGTGTGGATCCTGAAGAAAAATAAGTATAAGATGGCTGCGGGCTTTAGGGAGCGTAATTAG
- a CDS encoding glycoside hydrolase family 10 protein, which yields MKRHYCIIFLATLSLLTACGTASKVRKAKPVPVKVVPKDTLVIPSKPWETPQVEGVKQEMRAVWLTTIYGLDWPKTKANNASGIKAQQLELDHILDRLKEDGFNTIFLQVRQRGNVIYPSQYEPFSPDFTSSGNRPDYDPLDYAVKACHSRGLACHAWLVTFPLGSHKNFSKLSSHIKSSWTVKHDGEWYLNPGEPEAREYIADIAEEIVKKYPVDGIHMDYVRYPENAVKFNDKFTYNKYGQGEGLYQWRRDNITALFRTINKKVHAISPWVQISAATLGKLKYLPELKSSHGWTAFESVHQDPESWEKGDVIDFVVPMMYYKDQLFEPFLLDWQKSLKQAKVIAGLGAYRVDERSTVRWNVNDISCQMDYVKDCHMPGVCFFRDENIRSSRPEMRMMIRDRFKTKALALSLDRGKKYPPAKPINIVIQPGKDDLKITWATDSIHNKTPETYRIWGRITEKSGDSKSMLIADGVNEKQYTISKNITPHGGYIEIGVEAVNPLGFVAPCDKGAIYMNK from the coding sequence GTGAAAAGACATTATTGCATCATTTTTCTGGCTACACTATCACTTCTTACCGCTTGCGGTACTGCCTCAAAAGTCCGCAAAGCAAAGCCTGTGCCGGTGAAAGTCGTGCCCAAAGACACATTGGTTATTCCGTCAAAGCCGTGGGAGACACCACAAGTCGAGGGTGTAAAGCAAGAAATGAGGGCAGTATGGCTCACAACAATATACGGACTGGACTGGCCCAAAACCAAGGCAAACAATGCTTCGGGGATCAAAGCTCAGCAACTGGAATTGGATCATATTCTTGACAGGCTCAAGGAGGATGGGTTCAACACTATATTTCTTCAAGTGCGGCAGAGGGGCAATGTGATATATCCATCACAATACGAACCTTTCTCTCCGGACTTCACCTCGTCGGGGAATAGGCCCGATTATGATCCGCTTGACTATGCAGTAAAAGCTTGTCATAGTAGAGGACTTGCATGCCATGCATGGTTGGTGACATTCCCTTTGGGTAGTCATAAGAACTTCAGTAAGCTATCATCACATATCAAATCATCATGGACAGTAAAGCATGATGGAGAGTGGTATCTCAATCCAGGAGAACCGGAAGCGAGAGAATACATTGCAGATATTGCGGAAGAGATAGTGAAGAAGTACCCCGTAGACGGTATCCATATGGATTATGTAAGATATCCCGAGAATGCTGTGAAGTTCAATGATAAATTCACCTATAACAAATATGGACAAGGTGAAGGCCTGTACCAATGGCGCCGTGATAATATTACTGCTCTATTCCGAACAATCAACAAGAAGGTACATGCCATTTCTCCATGGGTGCAAATCAGTGCGGCCACATTGGGTAAGCTTAAATATTTACCCGAGCTCAAAAGCTCGCATGGATGGACGGCCTTTGAGTCAGTGCATCAGGACCCTGAATCATGGGAAAAAGGAGATGTAATAGACTTCGTAGTGCCTATGATGTATTATAAGGATCAGCTTTTCGAACCTTTTCTCCTCGATTGGCAAAAGTCACTCAAACAAGCCAAAGTAATCGCCGGTTTAGGGGCTTATAGAGTAGATGAGAGAAGCACGGTCAGATGGAACGTCAATGATATTTCATGCCAGATGGATTATGTCAAAGACTGTCACATGCCGGGAGTTTGTTTCTTTAGGGATGAGAATATCCGGAGCAGCCGTCCGGAAATGCGTATGATGATACGTGATAGATTCAAAACAAAAGCATTGGCTCTGTCATTGGATCGTGGTAAGAAATATCCCCCGGCAAAACCTATTAATATAGTCATACAACCGGGAAAAGATGATCTTAAAATCACATGGGCTACAGACTCTATCCACAATAAAACGCCTGAAACTTACCGCATCTGGGGTAGGATAACCGAGAAATCGGGTGACAGTAAAAGCATGCTTATAGCTGATGGAGTAAATGAAAAACAATACACCATCAGTAAGAATATCACACCGCATGGCGGATACATCGAGATAGGAGTAGAGGCCGTGAATCCGCTCGGATTTGTTGCACCTTGTGACAAAGGAGCTATCTATATGAATAAATGA
- a CDS encoding lamin tail domain-containing protein, translated as MKSLKKYLLLFFLFSFSFIPSWGQWQLDVSHPVQTFDPTQWRGTPQDFEIKNGALRLKRPSGDKGLFQSSLFTTIPFADEMQWIGTVEMLYTPSVSNNMYVLLYCYAQDGQSSYDYVALSIGKNSLINLVTVSVSPHEKIKGKYILRDEQVLVSPRDVPITFSGIIKYHITYARGKGWKLWLHNKENEDHFHYIGASSFDRPMRSNRSGIGFIINYTKTRAELLSIKELKVDTFIKEPPTYTPGGDNSPKPESRIYPILNEVMANPSKDGAEYVELYNPSDQSISLEGIALGLIKEDEIIKAIDLSGLTHMEPHQYLVVTASKEGVLHASPQANSSSIINIVPFLRLPNKAFTLGLVDVENKELIELMHYDSELFPQGSKNKRGIAYERIDARKASDDLKNWALALKSSGYATPTRRNSVSDKSHTPDMDKEEPSSSKRQLSPLEIAHRIVGFTSRSPQFKCSTFLYDISGICLGKMDGDETLTWCKSILNSLGFGFKERYGLYLGRYIVSVNISGVDSDVKNYYFYLCIQ; from the coding sequence ATGAAATCATTGAAAAAGTATTTATTACTTTTCTTTTTATTCTCGTTTTCTTTTATTCCCTCATGGGGGCAATGGCAGTTAGATGTTTCACATCCGGTACAAACTTTCGATCCTACTCAATGGCGTGGTACGCCACAGGACTTTGAAATAAAAAACGGAGCATTGAGACTCAAACGTCCTTCTGGTGATAAAGGCCTATTTCAAAGCTCTTTATTTACTACTATCCCTTTTGCAGATGAGATGCAATGGATAGGCACTGTAGAGATGCTCTATACACCTTCAGTATCCAATAATATGTATGTCCTGCTTTACTGTTATGCACAAGACGGGCAGTCGAGCTATGACTATGTTGCCTTGAGTATAGGTAAAAATTCATTGATCAATCTTGTTACAGTCTCGGTCTCTCCCCATGAAAAGATTAAAGGCAAATATATACTCCGAGATGAGCAAGTGCTTGTATCTCCACGTGATGTGCCGATTACTTTCAGTGGCATTATCAAGTACCATATTACTTATGCACGGGGTAAGGGATGGAAGTTGTGGCTACATAACAAGGAGAATGAAGATCATTTTCATTACATCGGAGCTTCTTCCTTCGATAGACCAATGCGGAGCAATCGTTCCGGCATAGGTTTTATAATCAATTATACCAAAACACGTGCTGAGCTATTGAGCATCAAAGAGCTAAAAGTAGATACCTTCATAAAAGAACCCCCAACATATACACCGGGGGGTGATAATTCACCTAAACCTGAAAGTCGGATTTATCCCATACTCAATGAGGTAATGGCAAACCCGTCGAAAGACGGAGCTGAGTATGTCGAACTTTACAACCCAAGTGATCAGAGTATCTCTCTGGAGGGCATTGCCTTGGGTCTTATAAAAGAGGATGAAATTATAAAAGCTATTGATCTTAGTGGTCTTACACACATGGAGCCTCATCAGTATCTTGTAGTTACGGCATCCAAAGAAGGAGTGTTACATGCTAGTCCGCAAGCCAATAGCTCATCCATAATCAATATAGTGCCTTTCTTACGCTTGCCCAACAAAGCTTTTACTTTGGGATTGGTAGATGTAGAAAACAAAGAGTTAATAGAGCTGATGCATTATGATTCGGAACTTTTTCCTCAAGGCTCTAAAAACAAGCGAGGTATAGCTTATGAGAGAATTGATGCTAGGAAGGCATCGGACGATCTTAAGAATTGGGCTCTTGCTCTCAAATCTTCAGGGTATGCTACTCCTACTCGGCGTAACTCTGTCTCCGATAAGTCTCATACTCCCGATATGGACAAGGAGGAGCCTTCTTCTTCCAAACGCCAATTATCGCCACTGGAGATTGCTCACAGAATAGTAGGTTTTACATCTCGGTCTCCTCAATTTAAATGTAGTACATTTCTCTATGATATCAGTGGTATTTGTCTTGGCAAGATGGATGGTGACGAGACCCTCACATGGTGCAAGTCTATATTGAATTCATTGGGTTTTGGTTTCAAAGAGCGTTATGGCCTGTATCTCGGACGCTATATCGTGAGTGTGAATATCTCAGGAGTGGATAGCGATGTGAAAAATTATTATTTTTATCTGTGCATTCAGTAA
- a CDS encoding GH92 family glycosyl hydrolase — MKRKILAVICMYCTGITSSLFAQKQFTPTDYVNPFIGTTNYGTTNPGAVLPHGLMSITPFNVTGSKTNKFDKDAQWWSTPYSKDNTYSIGFSQVNLSGVGCPDLGGLIVMATAGKLDVDYKSYGDHLSREKASPGYYSSYFEKYNVKAEVTATMRTSLAKFTFEKAGKGNILFNLGQALTNESGATVRFLNDSTIIGSKLMGTFCYNPQAVFRQYFVARVSKSPEQSGYWKKQLPMTGVEAEWDPDNGRYKIYTKYKKELSGDDLGAWFTYNVKAGEAIYVQTAVSFVSEQNALLNLEAEQKRINFDETKDNARKTWDKALSVIEVEGGSNDQKTVFYTALYHMLLHPNILQDVNGEYPLMESLATGKTNHERYTVYSLWDTYRNVHPLMCLLYPQRQLDMVKTMIDMYKESGWLPKWELYGRETYTMEGDPSIIVINDTWQRGLRDFDVKTAYEAMRKGADTPGKSNLMRPDNDDYLKLGYVALREKFDNSVSHALEYYIADWNLSQFALKAMNRPHDASIYLKRSLNYKKYYSKEYGTLRPILPNGKFLTPFNPKQGENFEPSPGFHEGNAWNYTFFVPHDIKGLAKLMGGEKIFVDHLQSVFDNGNYDPANEPDIAYPYLFTYYPREAWRTQKLTQELLSKHFKNTPNGLPGNDDTGAMSAWAIYSMIGLYPDCPGNMEYALTKPVFEKVTIHLDPKYYSNKSIVIETDKNLNNTSDQYFNVIRIDSKKHKNQYRLLHKDLINAQKITFSHEKN, encoded by the coding sequence ATGAAAAGAAAGATACTAGCTGTTATCTGTATGTACTGTACAGGTATAACTTCGTCATTGTTTGCCCAAAAACAATTTACTCCTACAGATTACGTCAATCCATTTATAGGTACTACTAACTACGGCACCACAAATCCGGGAGCTGTATTACCTCATGGCCTGATGAGTATTACACCATTCAACGTTACAGGCTCGAAAACAAATAAATTTGATAAAGATGCTCAATGGTGGAGCACGCCCTACTCCAAAGATAATACTTACTCAATAGGATTCAGTCAGGTAAACCTGAGTGGTGTAGGTTGTCCTGATTTAGGGGGATTGATAGTCATGGCAACAGCCGGAAAACTTGATGTTGATTACAAATCCTATGGTGATCATCTCTCTCGCGAAAAAGCATCACCAGGGTACTACAGCTCTTATTTTGAGAAATACAATGTAAAAGCCGAAGTTACAGCCACAATGCGCACTTCTCTGGCAAAGTTTACATTTGAAAAAGCAGGTAAAGGCAATATACTATTCAATCTGGGACAAGCATTGACCAACGAATCAGGTGCCACAGTGAGATTTCTGAATGACTCCACTATTATAGGCAGCAAACTCATGGGTACATTTTGCTACAATCCACAAGCTGTATTCAGGCAATACTTTGTAGCACGCGTGAGTAAGTCGCCAGAGCAATCAGGATATTGGAAAAAACAATTGCCTATGACCGGAGTAGAAGCAGAGTGGGATCCCGACAATGGCAGATATAAAATATATACCAAATACAAAAAGGAACTGAGTGGAGATGATCTGGGAGCATGGTTCACATACAACGTTAAAGCAGGCGAAGCCATATACGTCCAGACTGCAGTATCTTTTGTGAGTGAACAAAATGCATTACTCAATCTTGAAGCTGAACAAAAAAGGATAAACTTTGACGAAACTAAAGACAACGCCCGCAAAACTTGGGATAAGGCTCTTAGTGTAATCGAAGTAGAGGGTGGATCTAATGATCAAAAAACAGTATTCTATACAGCGTTGTACCATATGCTACTGCACCCTAATATACTGCAAGATGTCAACGGTGAATATCCCCTAATGGAGTCATTGGCTACAGGCAAAACCAATCACGAGCGTTACACTGTGTATTCCCTATGGGACACTTATCGTAATGTACACCCCCTGATGTGCTTGCTCTACCCACAGAGGCAACTGGATATGGTGAAAACCATGATAGATATGTATAAAGAAAGCGGATGGTTGCCCAAATGGGAACTTTATGGCAGGGAGACATACACGATGGAAGGTGATCCGTCTATTATTGTGATCAATGATACCTGGCAAAGAGGTCTCAGAGACTTTGATGTCAAAACTGCTTATGAAGCTATGCGTAAAGGAGCAGATACACCTGGCAAAAGCAACCTCATGAGACCCGATAATGACGACTATCTCAAACTGGGGTATGTGGCGCTCAGAGAGAAGTTCGACAATTCTGTTTCTCACGCCTTGGAATATTATATAGCAGATTGGAACCTGAGCCAATTCGCGCTTAAAGCCATGAACAGGCCTCATGATGCCAGTATATACCTCAAGCGCTCCCTGAACTACAAAAAATACTACAGTAAAGAGTACGGCACCCTACGCCCGATACTACCCAATGGGAAGTTTCTCACACCCTTCAATCCCAAACAAGGCGAAAACTTTGAACCATCACCAGGCTTCCACGAAGGTAACGCTTGGAACTATACCTTCTTTGTGCCTCATGACATCAAAGGTCTTGCTAAACTGATGGGAGGAGAGAAGATCTTCGTAGATCATTTGCAGAGTGTTTTTGACAATGGCAATTATGATCCGGCCAATGAGCCTGATATTGCTTATCCCTATCTATTCACCTATTATCCCCGTGAGGCTTGGAGAACACAAAAACTTACACAAGAGTTGCTCAGCAAGCACTTCAAAAACACACCTAACGGTCTTCCCGGCAACGATGATACGGGAGCTATGAGTGCTTGGGCCATCTATTCGATGATAGGGCTATACCCCGACTGTCCGGGAAATATGGAATACGCCCTTACTAAGCCCGTATTTGAGAAAGTAACAATACATTTGGACCCCAAATACTACTCTAATAAAAGTATTGTAATCGAAACGGACAAGAACCTCAACAATACATCTGATCAATACTTTAATGTGATCCGCATTGATAGCAAAAAGCACAAAAACCAATACAGATTACTGCACAAGGATTTGATAAATGCGCAAAAAATAACATTTTCACATGAAAAGAACTAA